A genomic window from Hyla sarda isolate aHylSar1 chromosome 8, aHylSar1.hap1, whole genome shotgun sequence includes:
- the LOC130284311 gene encoding gamma-crystallin 1-like: MTESIIFYEDRNFQGRSYECNSDSSDLSSYFNHCNSIRVENGNWILYEHPNYRGNQYFLRKGEYPDFQQWMGYNDSIRSCRLTPQHRGPFRLKVYEREDYKGQMMEFTEDCPHVHEQFRYNDINSCQVHDGYWMFYEEPNYKGRQYYLKPGEYRRYSDWGASNPKIGSFRRVQNLY; the protein is encoded by the exons atgaCAGAATCG ATAATCTTCTACGAGGACCGAAACTTCCAGGGTCGCTCCTACGAGTGCAACTCTGATTCCTCTGATCTGTCTTCATACTTTAATCATTGTAATTCTATCCGGGTGGAGAATGGAAACTGGATCCTGTATGAACATCCTAACTATAGAGGAAACCAGTATTTCCTTAGAAAAGGAGAATATCCTGACTTCCAACAATGGATGGGTTACAATGACTCCATCAGATCCTGTCGTTTAACCCCACAG CATCGAGGACCATTCAGGCTGAAGGTGTATGAAAGGGAAGATTACAAAGGTCAGATGATGGAGTTCACTGAAGACTGTCCTCATGTCCATGAGCAATTCCGCTACAATGACATCAACTCCTGCCAAGTGCATGATGGATACTGGATGTTCTATGAGGAGCCCAACTATAAAGGACGTCAGTATTACCTGAAGCCTGGAGAGTACAGGAGATACAGTGACTGGGGAGCATCTAATCCAAAAATTGGTTCTTTCAGACGAGTCCAGAATCTGTATTAA